TtgtgtttggcatgacaatgactgAGACAATACTTGAGGAAGATGTTTTAAATATTTAATTAATCAGATGTTATTTTGTGTTAAATAGTCATATTGAAATACATCACACtacacatttagtaatgacaTGATGCATTTGAATCATAACACACAGTGAAACTTAGTGTGACTTAATACAGTTATTTTCAATAGGTGTGAAAAAGGGGTTCTCGTTAAGTTTAACAGTTATCACGAGTTGAACTCAGAATTCaccaaagttagctagctaattccTCTATCCCACTAcgtagtatacccctctggtcTCTTATTCTGGGATAACAATCATGTAAATTAATTATCCCCCCAATTGTAACTTTAATAAGTTGTATTGGTGTGTGACAGATCCCTGTTACAAATCCCACCTGAACTCCACATTCATCATAAAGATTTAAACACCAGACATAAATCATTATTATTCAGTGCACCAATAACTGCCTGTATATGGGATGAGATGGTAGTCATTTTAATGTATCAGTTTATCAAATGTGATGTATTTCTCTACACAGATTCAACTGTTTCAAGGAGCTCCTCCATCAGGAATCTCCCAGAGAGAAGGATTGTTCTGCTTGGAAAAAGTGGTGTTGGGAAGAGTGCAACAGGAAACACCATCCTAGATGGAGATTATTTCCATTCTGAACTGAACATGTCCTCAGTAACACGTAAAACAGAAATGAAACAGGCAGCAGTAGATGGGAGGGATGTCAGTGTGGTTGACACTCCAGGACTGTTTGACACACAGCTTACTGCTGAAGAATTAGCAGAGGAGATTGGTAGGAGCATCTATGAGTCTAGTCCAGGGCCTCATGCCTTCCTCATAGTTTTACGAGTCAGTGACAGGTTCACAGAGCAGGAGGAACAAGTTATTGAAATTCTAGAGAAAGGGTTTGGGTCAGGACTGGCAAAGCACACCATCATCCTCTTCACCCGGGGAGATGAGTTAAAGGGTAACAGTCTAGAGAAGCTGATTGGTGGGAACAGAGACCTCAGTAGATTGGTAGAGCAGTGTGGGGGGAGGTACCATGTCCTCCACAATAAAGCTAGAGGAAGCAGAGATCAGGTCACAGAGCTGATGGAGAAGATAGACAGAATGGTGGAGGAGAATGGAGGAACCTGCTACACCAATGAGATGTTTGAGGATGCAGCCAGGAttaagaaagaggaggaggagaggatccagagggaggaggaggagaggatccatagagagatagaggagaggatccCGGGGGAGATCAAGGAGGAGAGgatccagagggaggaggaggagaggatccagaaggagagagatgagagaggatcgAGAGGGTATCCAGAAGGGATCCAAAAGGAGATAAAAGAGGAAAAGGGTTTTAGTGTGTTTTTAAAGAAACACTGGAAAATTCTTGTGCCCTGCGCCATACTTTTTGCGGTCGCAGGCATTTGTGCTGTTGGTGGTTTTGCTACTGCTGGttctgctgttgttgctgttgttgtttagTACTACTGCTGTTGTGCTTAGTGGTGTTGCTTAGTGCTGTTGTTCCTGCTATTGTGTATGTTTTTAAAGGGTAAAGCACCATAAAATTCAGTTTATCGTTAGCTTGCTACAATCAAAGGTTTGAAAGTCAGTCAATGCTATTCTGATAACAGGATTTTATCAAATTAATCGTGTGTGATTTTAGTTGTATGTTTTTAGTTGTATTTTTCAAACTGAAATTCCATTTGAAATCAGTCAAATAGTATTAGATCAACACTATCTGATTTGCCCAATATTGTGTAGCTGCATTCTACTGTTCCTGCATGCTTATATGAATAATCATATTGAGCTAACGTAAGCATCACCATTGAGACCAAAGTACTGGGAGCACTATCAACACAACATGTTGAAACATGTTGAAACATTTGAGTAAAATGCTTTACTCTCCCAATAattacagaacatactgtattataATTGTTATAATAATACTTGTAATTATACATGTTTATTTTGAGAAACTCTGCATGCAGCGTAGCCAGAAAATGTTGCTCTGAGGCCCTGGGTATACCATTAAAAGTAATTT
The Salvelinus fontinalis isolate EN_2023a chromosome 10, ASM2944872v1, whole genome shotgun sequence DNA segment above includes these coding regions:
- the LOC129863304 gene encoding GTPase IMAP family member 7-like, which gives rise to MGHPSKPLQQTSKPLQVVLLGKTGAGKSAAGNTILGRKDFISKKSSKSVTADIEKQNVTIEGIDLVVYDTPGFCDPDQSEEQIQEKFQDVLKLTSSGPRVFLLVVKTDRLTEEEKRVISKVEGLLGESLLTQTWILFTRGDELEDQTIEDFIKESDDLSEVMRKYGGRYHVFNNKRDDPEQVKSLLEKTSPCLNSTVSRSSSIRNLPERRIVLLGKSGVGKSATGNTILDGDYFHSELNMSSVTRKTEMKQAAVDGRDVSVVDTPGLFDTQLTAEELAEEIGRSIYESSPGPHAFLIVLRVSDRFTEQEEQVIEILEKGFGSGLAKHTIILFTRGDELKGNSLEKLIGGNRDLSRLVEQCGGRYHVLHNKARGSRDQVTELMEKIDRMVEENGGTCYTNEMFEDAARIKKEEEERIQREEEERIHREIEERIPGEIKEERIQREEEERIQKERDERGSRGRSLECQPH